The Persephonella sp. nucleotide sequence TTATCCCGAACTCCTCAGGTTTTAACAGCTGAAATATTTTATCGTTAAGGCTCAGATCAGGACAGGCAGGATAGCCTGGGGAGTATCTTGCCCCCTGATATTTTCTGACCTGCCAGTTAACATCCTCAAGGCTTTCCCCTTCCTCTTTTGCTATGCCAAGTTCAATCCTTATCTGCTTGTGAACTATCTCTGCAAGAGCTTCTGCAAGTTCAACCCCAAGACCGTGAACGAGATGGTAATTTTTGTAATTTCCTTTTTTAAATAGCTCATTTTCGTATTCGGAAAGCCTATTCCCTGCAGAGACAACAGTAAAAGCAACAAGATCATGTCTATCTGTGTGAAAATAATCTGAAAGGCATCTAAATGGAGGTTTAGACGATCTTGGGAAGTTCATAACGAGTTCTGCAGCTCCTATTATCTCTTTAAGAGGCTGTCTGTTTGCCTGTCTGTCATCTTTCCAGCCCTGTGTTTCAGGGAATATTATCAGTGAACACTCCCTGTTTTCCTCCCCTTCTTTGGGAAAGTCTGCCCTGCAGGGCCAGTATCCGTAGATTATTGTAGGCTGGAACAGATCTTCATCTATAAGAATTTTTTTTAGCTTCTCAAAAGTGGGAATTATTTCCTCTTTTTTGAGTTTTTCATACTCCTCTTTAGTCTTGCTTCCTCTTGTGTATCCCCACGCCCTTTTAAATAGAGAACCTTTATTAATCCATCTGAAAGCAAGTTCCTGTATATAACTGTAAAGCTTTTTATCCTCCATACCGGGATAAATCCAGACCTTTCTTCCCCAGAATGGGGGGATAGGAACAGGAACAGACCTGTCAGGCATTTTTATTTTGCTTATTGGAGGGATTTCTTTTTTCCTAACTTCCTGAACAGAGACTGTTTCTTCCTCAACCTTATGACCAAGATCTGTATCAATTGGGGATTTTCCGTCCCATTTTTCAATCCTTGACATAGCCTCAATTCCGTCAAATGCATCTCTGCAGTAGAATACAGGTCCGTCATAAACAGGTCTGCAGTATTCCTCAACAAATGATCGGTTAAGGGCTGCACCCCCAAGAAGAACAGGCACATTTATACCCATCTTTTTCATCTGCTCAAGGTTATTTTTCATCTCAAGGGTTGATTTGACCAGAAGTCCGCTCATACCTATAGCATCAGCGTTATGTTTTCTGTATGCCTCAACAAACTGCTCAAGCTCAACCTTTATGCCAAGGTTTACAACCTTAAACCCGTTGTTTGTAAGTATAATATCAACAAGGTTTTTCCCAACATCATGAACGTCCCCTTTAACAGTTCCTAAGATAATAGTTGCCTGTTTGTCCTTTTTCTTTTTTGGCAGATACTGGTTCAGATAATCAACAGCGGCTTTCATCGCTTCTGCAGACTGTAGAACAAAAGGAAGCTGCATCTTCCCTTCACCAAAAAGCTCACCTATAACCTTCATTCCATCTATCAGGATCTCATTTATAATTTTTTCTGGGGATATTGTATGTCTTGCCTCCTCAACAGCCTTTATAAGTTTTTCTTTATCACCGTCCATAAGAAGCTTTTTTATTCTTTCCTCTATGGGCAGATTTTTTAGCTCATCTTCCTGTGATCCTGTTTCCCTTTCTTTTGCCTTTGAAAAATGTTGTATAAATCTGAAAAGGGGATCTTCCCCATTCTCCCACACATTAAAAAGAAGGTTTTCACAAACTTTTCTGTCTTCTTCAGATATTCTGTGGTAAGGGATTAGATGTTTTGGGTTTATTATCGCCATTGTAAGACCAGCCTTAACGCAGTGGTGCAGAAAAACAGAATTTAGATACTTCCTTGCTGTTGTATCAAGACCAAAAGATACATTGGATATCCCAAGAACAAAGCCAACTTCAGGATGTCTTTCTTTTATCTGTTTTATTGCTTCAATAGTCTGAACAGCAGCATCTCTGTATTCCTCATCACCTGATCCTACAGTGAAGGTAAGAACATCAAAAACTATATCTTCAGGGTGCAGACCATGCTTTTCTGTTGCCAGACGGAACATTCTTTCTGCTACTTCAACCTTTCTTTCTGTAGTTTTTGCCATTCCTTTTTCATCTATCGTCAGAAGAACTACAGCAGCACCAAACCTTCTTGCAAGCTGGCACACTCTATTGAATTTTTCCTCCCCATCTTCAAGATTTGCAGAGTTCAGTATAGGTCTTCCACCTATAAGCTTTAGAGCTTCCTCAAGGGCTTTCGGCTGGGTTGAATCAGGCATCAGGGGAACAGGAACCTTCTCATTAAATCTGCTGATAACAGCTTTCATATCCTTTATCTCATCCCTACCTGCAAAATTGACAGA carries:
- the metH gene encoding methionine synthase, which gives rise to MKDIRKLIKERVLVIDGAMGTMIQSMIIPMDAWKGKVGCNEILNIGAPDIIRSIHEKYAQAGADLIKTNTFGAIPWVLDEYGISDMAYQLSKAGAQLVKQVCDKYSTPEKPRFVAGSIGPGTKLPSLGHIHYDQMYEGYKITAKGLIDGGVDIFLLETFQDPLQIKAAIHAVQDASKEAGKDIPVMVSATIELTGTMLIGTDVQTLVAILQPFDIFSLGFNCGTGPDQIQQHLKTLSQIWDKPISIHSNAGLPENRGGQTYYPMGAEEFAQKESRFLDFDGVSIVGGCCGTTPAHIKALSEKVKGRRPKPPKGKQPRSLASLYSVQPLKQEPPPFIVGERTNATGSKKFRELLLKEDYDAILSIAQDQVKAGSHALDVSVNFAGRDEIKDMKAVISRFNEKVPVPLMPDSTQPKALEEALKLIGGRPILNSANLEDGEEKFNRVCQLARRFGAAVVLLTIDEKGMAKTTERKVEVAERMFRLATEKHGLHPEDIVFDVLTFTVGSGDEEYRDAAVQTIEAIKQIKERHPEVGFVLGISNVSFGLDTTARKYLNSVFLHHCVKAGLTMAIINPKHLIPYHRISEEDRKVCENLLFNVWENGEDPLFRFIQHFSKAKERETGSQEDELKNLPIEERIKKLLMDGDKEKLIKAVEEARHTISPEKIINEILIDGMKVIGELFGEGKMQLPFVLQSAEAMKAAVDYLNQYLPKKKKDKQATIILGTVKGDVHDVGKNLVDIILTNNGFKVVNLGIKVELEQFVEAYRKHNADAIGMSGLLVKSTLEMKNNLEQMKKMGINVPVLLGGAALNRSFVEEYCRPVYDGPVFYCRDAFDGIEAMSRIEKWDGKSPIDTDLGHKVEEETVSVQEVRKKEIPPISKIKMPDRSVPVPIPPFWGRKVWIYPGMEDKKLYSYIQELAFRWINKGSLFKRAWGYTRGSKTKEEYEKLKKEEIIPTFEKLKKILIDEDLFQPTIIYGYWPCRADFPKEGEENRECSLIIFPETQGWKDDRQANRQPLKEIIGAAELVMNFPRSSKPPFRCLSDYFHTDRHDLVAFTVVSAGNRLSEYENELFKKGNYKNYHLVHGLGVELAEALAEIVHKQIRIELGIAKEEGESLEDVNWQVRKYQGARYSPGYPACPDLSLNDKIFQLLKPEEFGITLTENHLIVPEQSTDAIVVYHPEATYFSV